The Penaeus monodon isolate SGIC_2016 chromosome 1, NSTDA_Pmon_1, whole genome shotgun sequence DNA window TTTTTCAGTAGGAAAAGATTATAGATAAGTGTTACAACATTGATATTTAAAAAACCTTGAATTTGTATCTCTACAAGTGTAAAGTGATTCTGGATATATAAAAACAGGCTGATGAATTTTGTGTAGAATAAACATAGTAACAGATATGAGGCAGTTAAAGCAGTTGATTTATTATTGCAGAAATActttaaatgtgtatacatatatatatatatatatatatatatataatatatatatatatatatatatataatatatatattatatatatatttatatatatatttatatatatatatttatatatatatatttatatatatatatttatatatatatatatatatttatatattttgaacttTATGGTACTTTGTGGTACTGTGGAATGTACATTTAACttccataataattaatattaattaattctaTATGTAATCaagttatgaattatatattttcaactcCAGTAAATGTTTTATAATTTGACAGTTAGGCGTTTACCAGTTTCATTGATTTCCATTTACATGTACAATAATTGAAAAATGGGTTGGTGACTAGATGTTTCTTAGCGCATACAGCTGTGGTATGCCAGTGGCTAACTGTTGACATTTAGGCTGAGATTGTGGGAATAAAAACAATTGTGAAGTcacttagatacacacacacccagttACACACCATATTAGATGTGTAGTGTTTTAagatattaaaattgttatttcagTTTAACCAAGGAATGTGAGAACACTTCTGTTACTGAGGAGACAAGCTTTGCATCTTGCCTAACTGAGGAGACAAGCACCCTCTCAGAATGCTGTGTCCTGCCTTCTCAAAATGTGACCCCGGCCAGTGAAGCCTCGCGTGCTCCAGCCAGGGAACACCAGGCAGATCTATTGTCAAATTCCGGTAAGCAAGTTTCAGGCTTCGTTtgatatttcatttgttttaccTAAGTTGGTTTATCTCTGgttgttatgtattattgtttgtaaaggttgttgataattttttgtttgtcagATCATTATAGTGTGAAGATAAGAGGGCAGTTTGGTCTTATATTACATGGATTATTATGTTTCTGTGGACAGTATATAAACACATgagttgggtaaaaaaaaaaaaactagggtgTCGGAAATCACACAATGAAAACTGGTATTTGGATTTTTACTGTTGAATTTTATGACGACTGtcttagggattttttttcttttcttgtcctgGCCTCCAAGAAAACAGGTTTGATTAAGAATTGTACATTTTGATTTGGTGTATGCAAAGCTTTGCAGAGCCTGTGAGAACTCTAAAGGCAAAGGTGCAGTGTTTTCTATAGAGTATGTGAGAGCGAGAGTTTGGTGCTCTACAAGGAATAGTTAAAGGTGAGAAGAGTTAAAAAGGTTTGAAATGAGCCAGCAGGTTATGTTGTAGATTAGGTTACATTTCGGGGACAGTGTGATATTTCTGATAGCGGTGATGCGATCTGTAGGTATCCTGTCGCTGAGTGAAATGTTAAAAAGAGACATTTACAAGAACAGCACCAAAAATATAGACTAATACTTGGTATAATAAGCTTCATGAAAAGAACTTCGGAATGTTGTGTGTAGAAGTGCTGTCCTCTCTGTAATCAGAGATCAAACCTGGAAGACTGTAGCATGTCCTTTTTTGCAAGTGATGCCTGCTGAAAATGTTGATTATTGAGCAAGAATGCTGATATTGCTACCGAATGCAAGCAAAAAAATTCCATAAATGAGGTAGACTAAGATGTGTGGTGTATTcacatgcgtgcatgtgtgtatgtttgtttatgtttgctttTATGGATactgaaaacatacacacatactgacaTACACATTCAATTTATGACTACAATCATGTGTGATTTGATAGTCTTCTGTAAGATTGAAATCTTAATTAGGCCGTACTCaagttctttgtctttctttgtgtatgtctAAGATTACTAAGCAACTTTattgtataaaagatatgaatgagaatgaatatcttctcaatacaagaattgtatttgaccagtttcgattatatctttgtcagaagatataatcgaaactggtcaaatgcatcttgtattgtgaagatattcattctcattcataccttttacacatttgtcaacatgaatatgaacTTTATGTTAAAGACAAGGATCTGAaaagtatatagaaaatatatagaaaactatgttatgtcagtcagtcagtatatatatatatgtgcgtgtgtgcgtgtatgtatgtatgtatgtatgtatgtatgtatgtacgtatgtatgtacatatgtatgtacatatgtatgtacatatgtatgaatgtatgtgtatgtgtatgtgtatgtgtgtgtatatatatatatatatatatatatatatatatatatataatatatatatatatatttatatatattatatatataatataatatataatatatatatatatatatatatatatatatatatatatatataatatatatatatatatatatatacaatataatatatatatatatataatatatatatatatatatgtgttatatatatattgtgttgtatatatatatgtgtataatatatatatatatagtgtatatatatatatatgttatattatatatatttatatataataattatatatatatatatatattatataatatattatatatatataatatattatatatatatatataaattattatatatattagttatatattatatatattgtatatatatatatatatgtatatatatatatgtattatatatatataattatgtattatatatatatatatattatatatatatatatatattatatatatatatatagtatatatatatatatatatatatatatatatatatatatatatataattatatatgtatattttatatatatatatattatatatatatatgtatatatattatatatgtaattatataatatatatattatataatatatatattatattatattatattatatatatgtatatatatgtatatatatatatatatatatagatatatatatatatatataatatatatatatagtatatatatatatatatatatatatatatatatatatatatatatatatatatatatatatatatatataaacgtgtgtgttgtctatacatatatatatgtatatatatttatgtgtatatttaaagtCATATTCAACCTTTTGTTTTTAACTAAAATACACTGTATGTTGTATTTCccagtctgtttatttatttatttatttattattattattatttttttttttttttttttttttttaaggtttaggaTAGTATGTGTGGATATAATGTTGAATGTCCAGATATATACCAGGTTATTAGCATGGaaatgtctttatattttttgtgtatggtcAGCCATGCAAAAAtgcctttccattttctttagatATGCAGATCAAGTTTTGGTGATTTAAACCTGCTCTCAATAGATTTCATACTACTTTGAGTATCACTGAGCTACTCATGATTAACTTTATTTAGCTGCCCTTTCTTAACTTTCCTGTAAAaaagcacaggcacacacacacacacacacacacacacacacacacacacacacacacacacacacacacacacacacacatacacacacatacacacacatacacacacatacacacacacacacacacacacacacacacacacacacacacacacacacacacacacacacacacacacacacacacacacacacacacatatatatatacatacatacatacatacatacatacatgcatacattcatgcatgcatgcatgcatgcatgcatacatacatacatacatacatacatacatacatacatacatacatacacatacacacatacacatacacagaacacagtaatgtatatattattgcatcAGACACAGAAACCTTTACAGCTTTTATATACAGATTGTAGATGAATGCAGATCCACATAACACATTTGCCTAGAAAGTCAGCTGTAAGCTATTTAACACAGATTGTATTTCttctttatgttattttataattctGCGTAAAACAGTGGCCAGTGATTTAATtccttctgttttatatttttttttgtttttggtttaatttcttttctttaagataTTGGTGCAAGACCTGTTGCTGAAATGGTAGTCTTTTTATGTCAGATGAATGTACTGCAAACTTCAAAGTCGAAACAAGGACAGGTCTCGcagaaatttcttttttgttcatgtgaatcacagtttttttttttctttctttttgcttgcaAGTAATAAagctttataataataaaatttgtccATTTGCAGTGTCTGACTCAGTCGCTCTGAACATTACCCAAAATGGTGTTAAAAAAGGTATTCTTAAAAGGTTtcatgttttgatttttgttttgtttagatgAATGCACTTTACCTCCCCTTAAAAACTGACAACAGAGCATACTGATGGCTAGACTACTCTGTGAAGACCTCATACATGCCCTAACAGTGTAGAAGTATTAAAACTTGCTTGATTCAGTGTTTTGAGTAGAAGTTAGTGTTGAGAaggcctacatatatacatgtatattgtactTCGACAAGTAGTTCTTACCATCTTTGTTACATGAATGAAATTCTTAGTgtgaactagatttattggataTACCAGAGAACAACCTTGATAGCATATTGTTTTAGTAATGGTATTTAAATCAGATAATGATTAAATTGATAGAAAATCATACCGGTACCACTAAAAAAGTGAATTAGATAGTTTTTTGGGGAGGAATAGATTTTTTCATAAATTGTGTCTGATTTACTgacaaatgtaatttttttttttttttttagttcaaatGCAACTTGGTTGTACTTTCATATTTGTAGCAGATATCACCTGATAGGAAATTAAGATATCCCATTAAGGTTTGTGAGTGTGAATAATACTTTATCTTATCACTGGGGTTAAAACATGACATGCATAATTATTGTATCAGTGATCATACTACTCTTGTACTGAATGCATAACATTGTGTCAATTTGTTTGTGAATATTATAACAACTGTCTTGAAGTACTAGAAATTTGGACTTATTTGTGCATGGTCTTTTGACTAACACTGTCTAAACAGAATGTTATTCCTTAACTGTGATAGCAAAGATTTCAAAATTGCAGGGCGTAAGTATTGTGTctcatatattactttttatctaGAGTTGATAATGAAACAAGCACTTGTGGCCTATTGTCCTTTGTTTTGTATCAGTGCCAGTCCACAAGTCTGTCCAGGATGTCATTTTTCAAATGCTGTGTGACATGCAACGTTAAGTCGTACTCTTCCTTCACAGACTCCGAATACGAGAGTGCAGAGGAACTTGACACTCCTGCAGGTTCAGCAGCTGTTGTGGAAGAACCTCCATCTACAAGTTCCAACGTTGCTGCAAATCAAACCCAGAGCTCGGAACAGGAGCTTGGATTACCAGTGCCACTAGGAGGTAATGAGGAAACCAGAAATACTGAGGTAATTCAGAATTCTGTGGCCAAGGAAACAGAATCTCAAGTAATTCAGGAAACAGTAACTGGTCTCTCAGAATCTGATTCAAAAGACATAGCAAACACTGTCAGTGACTCTTTGGTAACCGTAACTAAGAGTGAAATTATTGAAGAATCTATTCAAGTTCTATCAGATGCTGGTAGTAAGATTGATGTCACTGAACCTGTGAAAGGTGAAACACGTATAATCACTACTCAGACAGTTGAAACAAATGGTAATTTAAGTGAAGTACATGCAAAACTCTCTACTACCACTGAAAACTCTCTacacagaaatacagaaaaggaaaatatttgtaatggtgatgataactgcAGTAAGGAAATTACAGATAATCTTCATATTAGTTGTCCAGTAACTGACAACCAAAATAATTCAAACCTTATTAGCGAGCCAGTCAATGAAAAGGGTGTGAAGGTAGAGActaacacagaaaacacacagaaaacagaaagaaattcaAGCCCTCTTCCACCACCAGAAATAGCTGGAGATACAGAGGATATTCCGATTCCTCCGAAGAAAGCATACAACCTTGATTTTCTTGATAATTTAGAAGATCCAAATTTCAACCCCTTTGCTACAAAGACTGTGGTCAGAAACACTCCACCACCGAGCCCAGAACCTAATCGCAAGCCATTGAAACCAGctgtaacaaagaaaaaacaagtgcTAGGAAATGGCAAAGCAGAGATAGCAAAGAAGGAAACACAGGCTAAAGAGGTAGAGAAATCAGAAAAGGAACAAACAGCAACAGAAagcaaaaaagattaaaagaagtTGCTTCAAGTAGAGAGGCCTGAAATAGTAGCATCatcagaagagaaggaagaggaaaaagccaATAAGCAGGGGCAACTCCTAGAAATATCTATTGACGACGCGCCTAAGACCGTATGTAAACCTCCCAGGAATCTAGGCAAGAGACCACAGCCAAAGGCTAGGGTAAAGAAGTCAATTGAAAAGAACAACAatactgttatcaataataatatcactgaGACAGAAGTGAAATCAGAACCAGAAGAAGATTTGCCAATACCACCTTCAAAAGGCTACAACTTAGACTTCTTAGATAATTTAGATGATCCAAATTTCAATCCTTTTGCAACAAAAACTTCAGTATCAAACTCTCCTCCAAAAGAGGGATTTGTGGCACCAGCTGATAAAGAAGGGGACATCAAGCCTAAAGCAAAAGTTGTCACCCCAAAGAAGTCTCCTGCAAAGAAGGGATTCTCAGTGATAAAGAAAGGACCCAAGAAACCGGCAGATGAGGTAGACTCCTCGAAAAAGGAAGCAAGTCAGGCCACTCCGACTCCAACTGCAGAGGCTGAAAGTCAGGAGGACCTCCCTGCAGTACCAAATAAGGGGTATAACCTTGATTTCCTTGATGATCCTAACTTTGACCCCTTCAAGACAAGGTCAGGTTTTGAAAGCAAGTCATCATCAACTGCTCAGAATCTTGACACACCTAGCAACAAACCTGAAGACACTAAAAGTCCTGTGCCAGTGTTAGAAAAAGAAGACCACAGTTCAGAAGGAGCTCAAGTcactgaggaaaaagaaaagagtgcaGACCAACAGCCTAAAAGATTAGATGCAGATGGTAGCGATGGTATCTCAGTAAATGCATCAAGTGAGAATCAGAATAAGGAAATATTAGAGGAAAAGGCAGAGCCAAAAAGTGAAACTAGTATTGAAGATCAGCCAGCAAATGTAGAGCCCAAGTTATCAGAACTTGATTCTCACTCTGTAAAGGAAAATACTTCAGTTCCTGTTACTGAAGAAAAGCCCCAGAATTTAGAAAAAGTAAAACCTCAATCTTCTGAAGAAAAGACTTTAGATGTAAAATCTCAAGTTTTGGAAGAAAAGACTGAGGttgcaaaggaaaaggagaaccTCCAGGTTGCAACAGAAGTAGTCCAGGTTGTGGAAAACAAAGCCAAAGTTGCAGAAGTTAAGCCTCAGGTTGCAGTTGTAAAGCCCCAGGTTGTTGAAGTTAAACCTCTTGTTGTGGAAGCAGATCATTCTGTGGATAAAGGAACTCTGCCCCAAAAAGAACATTTGCCATCTGCAGATACTACTTGTGATACACTAGATTCTGCCAGTAAAACAGAAGAAACTACAGTAGTTGGAGGGTCTACAGAAGTAGAGAAGGAAGTAGGAAATACATTAGTAAGACAAGAAATAAACACTGAAAGTGAATCAGTAGCTTTTGAAGAAGCAAGTCTCCCAAAAGTTCCTTCCATTGGAAGAATAGGCCAACTTGACAGCTTAGAGTTTGCACAGTTACTTGGCAATGAAGCAAGCCGTCTTGCTGAGGAGTTTATGAACTGCTCTTGTGACTCTGGGTTGCCAGATTCGGATGACAGTAATTCTGTAAAGTGTACAAGTTCTGCTTCCGACATGGATCCTAGCAAGGCAGCACACTATAGTGGAGCACACCTTGATGAGAGTGTTAACCCATTCATGAAGAGTTCAAGGTTACCAAGATCTCCACCCTTAGGGAAGAGAGGTGCTGTGTGCGGTGCAGAGAGTGGAGATTCTTCAGAGATGATGGACCCTTTCAAGCCTAGAAGAGCATTAAGAAGAGAAGAGGTGTTGGGAGAAGATCGACAGGTATGTTAAAAAATGAGCTGAATTGATGGTACCCTTAATACTGTTTTGAGTGTTATTTGTTGACAAGTTTACAAGTAGGTGTGACTACGTTGTTTATGGCAATATAGGAAGCTTGTTTATTTTccagttatatctatattttgatcCTTATTTTGTAAATGAGAGCCATGCTTTTACATTTactcttaacttttttttctctctctctttttttttttttttattaaagaagttGGAAAAGAAtactaaagaaaattattttccttttatgaatACAGGATACTTTAAGTCTTGACGAAGATTCTGGGATAGTGATGCCAACACGTTCTGATTTGGAGGTAGAGGTGAACCATAGCGAAGCAGGACCTGAGATTGCTACAGGATTAACCTCCAGTGACCTCAGATGTGCATCACAGTGTAAGTACCATTTGTATACCGGTATTTTGTGTTGCTTAAGGTATGCGTTTTGCAGAAGTCTGTCGTAAAGGTCTTTCCCTGAGTGAAGCTATGATGCCTGCCAAgtttcatttttacatttgtattttttcagcATGGAGATGAAATAGAATATTGGCAATCAATAATGTCTTATTTGTTAAGGCTTTTACAGAGTAGTTCTTGGCAATCAGAGCCTATTTTGCCTCTCCCTTGTCTACCTCCAGATTAGTTTTGCCACAGACACATGCAGTTAGTGATTACTCTTATGTGTAGTAGAGCCTCATTGTTATATACAGTCCATAACAACATACTGCACACCCAGTTGATAGCAGAAGTGTCTGATCTTGGTGAAGTGATAGGTAAATTgatagattttttgttttataaaagtaCGTTCGCAGTTAACACATGTTAATTATTACTGAGGTTATAGTTAGGCATTTCCTAGGTGATTTGGGCAATGTGAAGTAAGCTGTGTAGGGTTTATTCGgctgaaatcatgataaaatttttaatgtaatttcatTCTGAATTAATACAATTTATTCCTATTGTTCAGCTGAAGCTTGTCATGATAACAATGAGGTTTTACTGGGTGTGAtaatgtgtatgttggtgtgtgcaaacagttacatagtatatacacacacttgcctAAGAATtttgctttacaaaaaaaaaaaaaaaaaaaaatcaacaaagtgCTTATTTAAAGATTACTATATGggttgtacacacacatgtgctacACTGCCATTAGAGATGATTTTGAATCATTTCATATGAAGACATTATCTGGTAATGTGATTTGCATATTGTATGTTCCAttacttcataataatatatgtatatatttttttttttgtcacacatacacttacaaatatctgcacaaacatacacatatacatatacagtacatatacatacacataagcatacatgTGCACTTATGCtgcatatttcaaaattttatctaATGGCAATGAATAGTTAGATTTAAGAAAAATTTAGATGTAACGATTTaaccacaaagaaaaagaattatggtAAAGACTtcacatttttcgttttttcttgtcCACTCTTGTGGTATAGAAAAATGATGACCTTGTCTGTCACTTCTCATTAGGTTAGAGCTCGTGATAGAAAGAAGTTCCTCAGCATCTGTCCCTTTTCCCACTAATCCAAAATTCATCAGGAGACATCAAAAACTAAATTCAATTTGGCATTTTAGGTTTGAGCAGTTCAGCGAGCTCGTCATCACGTAAGAGAGCATCATGTTATGTTACATTGTTAACACTTAAGGCAGGGTTGTGATTTTGAACTCTTTGTCATGTTATGTTACACTGTGAACATCAAATCCAGGGTTGAACTTTAACACATTTTGTGAAGGAGGAACGCATATACCACAGAGATTGCATGTTGAGGTTTGAAGTAATGTGGCAGTCTGATTACTTTGTTCTTTAGCCCTGACGATTGcgtcttttttcatttgttttacttttgatTGGTAACGAGAATAATGAGACATCTCAGCCAATGTGTTTGAGCCTTGCTTTTCAGCATAAGTGTGTTATGTGAAATGCATGACAGAATTGAAATGCaagtttttactttctttttattgattatatatatatatttttttttattattttttcaccaaGTCCTCAGTAGCATTTTGGTTTCCATACTAGTCACATCATTAAGTATATTATGGATTGAGTATaaccaaattatttttatataaacagtcATACCATCATTTTCACATACTACATAGAACCACCTTTCTTTTCTAAATACAGTCTATGTTTGGCTGATACACCTTAACTTGCAGGTAATTTATCCTCAACTTTGCAATTTTCAATGAAATTATAGCTTAGTTCATATTGGACTCAAATAATAGTAATCCAATATAtcaataccaaaaaatatattgtaatattcttTATCATGTGTGAAAGTAAACAAGGTACTTTTATTTGCCTTCAGAGTTCATGATAATATTAGGGCCATTGCTATATTTTGTGAGTAGTCGATTGATTATAGTGTATGATGTTAGATAAATGCATTGGCATCACTTAACTATCTTTGATATTGCACTGTGGCATTTTGCTTAACATTTACTTGGCCAAGATTGTGAAAGATTGGATTGTTGTGTGCAGGGTAATGAAGCATTTTTATTCTATATGAATGGgttttagatttatttaaaaaaggcatACCATGAAAACAAGATGCAGAATCAGGTTACTgcaatgagaaaaagagaattggtTTGTCTTTAGACATATATTTCTTATGTCTTGCCTTGAATTTTTCCAATGGAATGTTGAGAATTAGTCCAGTATCAGAAACGTCTTGACTGTTGGTTTGAGATAATGAGCATAATCCTAATAAAAGTCATGTTTAGTTTTATATCTACTAAGTTGCCTATTGCTCATCTTAacctctctttaatattttcatgCCATCATATCCAATTCTGTTATATATGACTGATTATCTTTTGTGATCTCCTTTCCAACATAGCTTTCCTTGACCTGTTCCTTCAGCATTCAGTCCAAATTATATCTTTCCGAATGTAGTCTCTAAACTTGTGTTACATCTAACTCCCTTTAAATCCATCTCTatgcattttctttatcattacagtcctaattttctttcatttactcttATATGCAGTAtgacatctaaaaaaaaagaagaaaaagttctATCTCTTGTTTGACTTCTTGGGTGTTTTGACATCCTTCATTCCACTTCAGAGTTATTAAAGAGCACTGTCACTGTTTCTGTCAAGACTTGAAAGTATGCTGCAAcgtcttttacttttcttcacctttactcTGCTTCAGGTATCTTGCAGTCACTCTTTCTAATTACTTACTAATGGATCTTTCTGCTGTTCagtccttttcttttccatatattgtttgtggtctcattatgtatttttatatatatatttatatatatatatatatatatatatatatatatatatatatatatatatatatatatatatatatatatatacctacatatatatacctacatacatatacatacatatatatatatatatattaattatatatatatatatatatttttttttttttttttttttttttttttttttttttttttttttttttttttttctgtctatatttgGTAAACTAATCTTTCTGAAGCATATTGATGACCTCCACAAACTCTTCATTTACCCATCAAGTCCACCCAATACCTTCTACCATCTCTGCTTTTGCGAGCAACACCACCCCACCAGCAAGAGATCACCACTGCCATTTGTGTGAAATTCTTATACTCAATCAGTTTTGTAGTGAACTGATAAAGTTACTTAATCAATCCTTATTTTACACACCATTTTTATTTGTAAGGAAAGTGTCTTGTGTTTTGATTGGTTTGTTTTTGATAAGTAGCAGTGTTGACATTTCTTTTGCTgttttatttgaatgttgttgttgttttttttatctagttttgctatttttatttgatGTGCTCTGATTTGATGTTGCTTGCTTATTGCCTGTGTGCCTGCCGCATGCTGTTTGCTTTCTCAACCTGGTAAGCAGTGAGAACAGAAGATCCGGAGGAAGATCTTGGTGACCAGATCACTGACGAGGAGTTCCTTGCCTCGGAAGCATGTAAGTTCCAGTAGATGTGTTTGTCTCGTGCCTTAGATTTGTCATTAATCATGCTTTGAAAGGGACGTTATATTAGGTATATCCCAGGTTTGTTTTGTTATAGATAACTATGTACTTTATATGCAGTGATATGaatagtcttttattttttttcaagtgatatATTGTATTAGGGTTGAGTATTTTAAGAAGATGCATGATTGTTAtccataaaatagaataaaatgtgtttatatattttaaggagataagtatagatagagaaacagtgTTGAAAGATTTAACAGTAAAATAAATTCATTTGGTATGCAACTTGTCTTAGGGCAAGTGATAGAATCATCAGCTTTTGCTATgctgcaatatttttttcctttgcaattGCAATTTGATTATGAatttactatataaatttttcataagGGAAGGTGATGtggcatgtatatttatttagccTATGTTTATTATTAGAACAgatgattaattatattttacccTCAGTTTTCAAGGAAGCATCAGACCTGGAAAGGCAGTTTAGGAGAAATCTTTCAACGCCCATGGGAAGGTAAGACACAGGCACTTGGTTTTAGTTggttatttatttgtaaatttacAGTCATAAACATGCAttctcactgtcactgtcactcacTAACTCTCACTCTCTTAAAATTCTTGCTCTCACCCTGACTCTCATATACGTTCTCATTAatctgacacacaaacacacacacacacagactctctctctctctctctctctctctctctctctctctctctctctctctctctctctctctctctctctctctctctctctctctctctctctctctctctctctctctcttctctctctctctctcactctctctctctctctctctctctctctctctcctctctctcttctctctctctctctctctctctctctctctctctctctctctctcctctctctctcctctctctctctctctctctctctctctctctctctctctctctctctctctctctctctctctctctctctctaccacacacacctcacaccaccccacaccacacacacacacacacacaccacacacacacacacacacacacacacacacacacacacacacacacacatacacacacattctactCCTTTTTTTGTACCTAATTTATTATCTAGCATTTGAAATATTGCTGCCGTATGTAAAACTATATTATGGAAAGCGCACACAGCATAACGTATGGTCCTACTAtgctaatgaataatgattaatggTCGATTCAGGTAAGTTGAGACCGACAGTATTGTGggtgaaaaaaagtgtttttgtgaATAAATGGAAATGGAAACTGGTGTATTTTCTGTGTTATAAATTATATGACAACACGGAAGCGAGAATTTTATTGTGTTAAGTTGGTATAAATGCACAGTACAGATTGTGAGTATTTTGTGGAAAAGTGTGAAATTGCATCAGTtttcgatacatatatatttttttaaggtttggaaCTGATTTGCG harbors:
- the LOC119574895 gene encoding serine-rich adhesin for platelets-like isoform X12 yields the protein MMSLQYVMGAPAPPGLGGPEDNPEKEADDQKDTSVVAQSNVCVTQPSSPSLPPTNVSSPSLTKECENTSVTEETSFASCLTEETSTLSECCVLPSQNVTPASEASRAPAREHQADLLSNSVSDSVALNITQNGVKKDSEYESAEELDTPAGSAAVVEEPPSTSSNVAANQTQSSEQELGLPVPLGGNEETRNTEVIQNSVAKETESQVIQETVTGLSESDSKDIANTVSDSLVTVTKSEIIEESIQVLSDAGSKIDVTEPVKGETRIITTQTVETNGNLSEVHAKLSTTTENSLHRNTEKENICNGDDNCSKEITDNLHISCPVTDNQNNSNLISEPVNEKGVKVETNTENTQKTERNSSPLPPPEIAGDTEDIPIPPKKAYNLDFLDNLEDPNFNPFATKTVVRNTPPPSPEPNRKPLKPAVTKKKQVLGNGKAEIAKKETQAKEVEKSEKEQTATESKKD
- the LOC119574895 gene encoding serine-rich adhesin for platelets-like isoform X11; protein product: MNFLRNLIQGAPAPPGLGGPEDNPEKEADDQKDTSVVAQSNVCVTQPSSPSLPPTNVSSPSLTKECENTSVTEETSFASCLTEETSTLSECCVLPSQNVTPASEASRAPAREHQADLLSNSVSDSVALNITQNGVKKDSEYESAEELDTPAGSAAVVEEPPSTSSNVAANQTQSSEQELGLPVPLGGNEETRNTEVIQNSVAKETESQVIQETVTGLSESDSKDIANTVSDSLVTVTKSEIIEESIQVLSDAGSKIDVTEPVKGETRIITTQTVETNGNLSEVHAKLSTTTENSLHRNTEKENICNGDDNCSKEITDNLHISCPVTDNQNNSNLISEPVNEKGVKVETNTENTQKTERNSSPLPPPEIAGDTEDIPIPPKKAYNLDFLDNLEDPNFNPFATKTVVRNTPPPSPEPNRKPLKPAVTKKKQVLGNGKAEIAKKETQAKEVEKSEKEQTATESKKD